In Xylanibacillus composti, the following are encoded in one genomic region:
- a CDS encoding copper amine oxidase N-terminal domain-containing protein: MLKKFVARLAAVGLALTFVFTPLQAKAEERDVFLHVNDTYILYTTPIAPYIDENNRFMLPLRAVSELLGATVDYHPDERRAQITFDGRSTELYIGSPNAIVNGESITYDTEPVLYKNSMIVPLRVLLDAFSLQAEWKGGTVAISDDRVMKTQRLNEIEDLDRNLQHVDRPTAFSVKRASVDMERVTEGANTTETIHLSVTVQNITGADIPEGKMDLVTTFLHPDRYTFEHYADTKERPPVKKDATYTLEKSKSTINSPLSYILLKARTIEP, translated from the coding sequence ATGTTGAAAAAGTTCGTTGCGCGTCTAGCTGCAGTCGGTCTGGCCCTGACCTTCGTCTTCACGCCATTGCAGGCGAAGGCGGAAGAAAGGGACGTGTTCCTCCACGTGAATGATACCTACATTCTGTACACGACACCGATTGCGCCGTATATCGATGAGAACAACCGCTTCATGCTGCCGCTGCGGGCTGTATCTGAGCTATTAGGGGCGACAGTGGATTATCACCCTGATGAGCGGCGGGCGCAGATTACGTTCGATGGACGGTCTACCGAACTTTATATAGGTTCCCCTAACGCGATAGTCAACGGGGAATCCATCACTTATGATACTGAGCCGGTCCTCTATAAGAACAGCATGATCGTGCCGCTGCGTGTCCTGCTGGACGCTTTCTCGTTGCAAGCGGAGTGGAAGGGCGGGACTGTGGCGATCTCCGATGACAGGGTCATGAAGACACAGCGGCTGAACGAAATCGAGGATCTGGATCGAAATCTGCAACATGTGGATCGCCCCACTGCATTTAGTGTCAAGCGCGCAAGCGTAGACATGGAGCGCGTTACGGAAGGAGCGAATACGACGGAAACCATCCATCTGTCTGTGACTGTACAGAACATCACCGGTGCAGACATACCGGAAGGCAAGATGGATCTCGTGACCACGTTTCTTCATCCGGATCGCTACACCTTCGAACATTACGCGGATACGAAAGAGCGTCCCCCTGTGAAGAAGGACGCGACCTATACATTAGAAAAAAGCAAAAGCACGATCAATTCCCCATTGAGCTATATTCTTCTGAAAGCGAGAACGATCGAGCCGTGA
- a CDS encoding S-layer homology domain-containing protein yields MKKRNVVIGLALTLCLAVGNIAPAIQANAADRSDYTGHWANETIEKWIHMHMLNGFPDGSIRPDQPITRAEFIVFANLAFGFTGGAAIPFHDVNEADWYATAVAEALQAGYVSGYIDGSFRPMQEVSRQEAAQMVTQMMELHPDPAAAASFVDAAAITDWSRGAVGAVTAHRIMNGYPDGRFRPERSLTRAEAIVLLEQARAARGTTANESDTMAERVIIDEEGGTFGPNDGSLRRIVGDVLVAAPDATLRNLIIEGDLVIAQEVGEGDVDLQNVEVQGTMTVHGGGSDSIRLHDSAIIRLVIDKAGGAVRIVVSGNTSVEETIV; encoded by the coding sequence GTGAAAAAGCGGAACGTGGTTATTGGCCTTGCCTTGACGCTATGCCTTGCTGTGGGAAATATCGCACCGGCGATTCAGGCCAACGCGGCGGATAGGTCCGATTATACCGGCCATTGGGCAAACGAAACGATTGAAAAATGGATACATATGCACATGTTGAATGGTTTCCCCGACGGATCCATTCGTCCGGACCAGCCGATTACGCGCGCCGAATTTATCGTTTTTGCAAATCTCGCATTCGGTTTTACGGGAGGGGCGGCAATCCCCTTTCACGATGTGAATGAAGCCGACTGGTACGCGACGGCAGTTGCGGAAGCGCTCCAAGCGGGATACGTATCGGGTTATATAGACGGCTCATTCCGTCCGATGCAGGAAGTGAGTCGGCAGGAAGCCGCGCAGATGGTGACGCAGATGATGGAACTCCATCCCGATCCGGCTGCAGCAGCCTCCTTCGTCGACGCAGCAGCGATCACGGATTGGAGCCGTGGTGCGGTAGGAGCCGTCACGGCGCACAGGATCATGAACGGCTACCCGGACGGACGGTTCCGACCGGAACGTTCGCTGACCCGGGCGGAAGCGATCGTGCTGCTGGAGCAGGCGCGTGCGGCGCGGGGGACGACTGCTAATGAATCGGATACGATGGCTGAGCGCGTGATCATTGACGAGGAAGGGGGCACTTTCGGTCCGAACGATGGCAGTCTGCGCCGGATTGTCGGAGATGTGCTTGTCGCCGCGCCGGATGCAACGCTCCGAAACTTGATCATTGAAGGCGATTTGGTCATTGCGCAAGAAGTCGGCGAAGGCGATGTCGATCTGCAAAATGTGGAAGTGCAGGGAACGATGACTGTGCACGGCGGAGGAAGCGATAGCATCCGCCTGCATGACAGTGCGATTATCCGACTTGTGATTGACAAAGCAGGCGGCGCGGTGCGCATTGTCGTATCCGGAAATACGTCCGTTGAGGAAACGATTGTCTAA
- a CDS encoding MFS transporter has translation MAGRSNIWKLYGIRFFYSLIPAYVIERLYWEERGMTIQYVVYTEIIYAIAIMLLELPTGILADKWGRKPMVVLAACMGCLEFFLLLHASQFWHFALVVVLAAAGSSAASGTETALLYDSLAANGRERAFEKIVGRMRGFDLVATMLAALGGSWLAHQFGFAFNYWLSLFSMGLCLLLTCLLIEPVTSPSATGQNEEPLPVKQFVRQALLQFRDRPGLLLVVLAATVTGAAINFIDEFWQIYLDRIGISVLYFGLFSAAIYFLQLPGSLLAYRLRDIFGCRPLLLIILAGLTLGFGYMAAVPGTSSIAALFLICLFAGMIEPLAAGYLHHRIDSSMRATMGSFQSFGTNAAIMGTGLGFGFASARWDIFGGYGLIAVLCGGFLTYFFFASKRQLD, from the coding sequence ATTGCGGGTCGGTCGAATATCTGGAAACTATACGGCATTCGCTTCTTCTACAGTCTGATTCCGGCCTATGTCATAGAACGGCTGTATTGGGAAGAACGAGGCATGACGATCCAATACGTCGTCTACACGGAGATCATCTATGCCATTGCCATTATGCTGCTGGAGCTGCCGACAGGAATCCTGGCAGACAAGTGGGGCCGCAAGCCCATGGTCGTGCTGGCCGCATGTATGGGCTGCCTGGAATTTTTCCTCCTGCTGCATGCCTCACAGTTTTGGCACTTCGCGCTTGTTGTCGTGCTGGCTGCGGCAGGCAGCTCTGCCGCAAGCGGAACCGAAACGGCCTTGCTGTACGATTCCTTGGCAGCGAATGGCCGCGAGCGAGCATTCGAGAAGATCGTCGGAAGGATGCGGGGATTTGACCTTGTTGCGACGATGCTGGCCGCGCTGGGCGGCAGCTGGTTGGCGCATCAATTCGGCTTCGCCTTCAATTACTGGCTCTCCCTGTTCAGCATGGGGCTGTGTCTGCTGCTGACCTGCCTGCTTATTGAGCCTGTTACGAGCCCTTCTGCAACGGGGCAGAATGAAGAGCCGCTTCCGGTCAAACAATTCGTGCGGCAAGCCCTGCTCCAGTTCAGAGACCGCCCTGGCCTGCTTCTTGTCGTGCTGGCTGCCACGGTTACCGGAGCCGCGATCAACTTCATTGATGAGTTCTGGCAAATTTATCTGGATCGAATTGGCATCTCGGTCCTTTACTTCGGCCTGTTCTCGGCGGCCATCTATTTCCTGCAGCTTCCCGGCAGCTTGCTCGCATACCGGCTGCGGGACATCTTCGGCTGCAGGCCCTTGCTGCTCATCATCTTGGCGGGGCTGACGCTCGGCTTCGGCTACATGGCGGCGGTACCGGGCACGAGCAGCATCGCGGCCCTCTTCCTCATCTGCCTGTTCGCAGGCATGATCGAGCCGCTTGCTGCAGGCTACCTGCACCACCGGATTGACTCCTCCATGCGCGCGACAATGGGGTCCTTCCAATCATTCGGCACCAATGCGGCGATAATGGGGACGGGACTTGGCTTCGGCTTCGCCTCCGCGCGCTGGGACATCTTCGGCGGTTATGGCTTGATTGCCGTCCTGTGCGGCGGCTTTTTGACTTACTTTTTCTTCGCCTCGAAGCGGCAACTGGACTAG
- a CDS encoding MBL fold metallo-hydrolase has product MIYAIILVFGLVLGITLYVNVHPVFGGRLGREDKQKFRAHSNYANGKFRNPSPVQMEMNLSTIGSFIRDAWKGGEERRPRQPLPLAEPDWARIRSGEPALTWFGHSTFLLSIEGKQLLVDPMFGRSASPVSFVGSKRYSGDLLAMTEALPAIDAVLITHDHYDHLDYPSIQRLRHKVRQFFVPLGVGAHLVRWGVERGRIRELNWWDELEWEGLTLAAVPARHFSGRGLANRDSTLWMGWVILSSGLRLYISGDGGYGPHFQEIGEAYGPFDFTFIEGGQYDTRWPNVHMMPEQSVQAHLDVKGDRMMLSHWGAFTLAYHSWIDPVERARREAERRGVTLLAPRLGETVPLRREAASIAAAWWREH; this is encoded by the coding sequence ATGATTTACGCAATCATTCTCGTGTTCGGGCTCGTGTTGGGCATCACGCTGTACGTAAATGTGCATCCCGTCTTTGGCGGCAGGTTAGGCCGCGAGGATAAACAGAAATTCCGTGCGCACAGCAATTATGCGAATGGCAAATTCCGCAATCCTAGTCCCGTGCAGATGGAAATGAATCTCTCTACGATAGGTTCCTTCATCCGGGATGCATGGAAGGGGGGCGAAGAGCGTCGTCCGCGGCAGCCGCTTCCGCTTGCAGAACCGGATTGGGCGCGCATCCGCAGCGGGGAGCCGGCATTGACCTGGTTCGGGCATTCGACCTTTCTGTTAAGCATCGAAGGCAAGCAGCTCTTGGTTGATCCCATGTTCGGCCGCTCCGCATCCCCGGTATCCTTCGTGGGAAGCAAGCGGTACAGCGGAGATCTGCTCGCCATGACCGAGGCGTTGCCTGCAATCGACGCCGTGCTGATTACGCACGACCATTACGATCATTTGGACTATCCGTCGATACAGCGACTTCGGCATAAGGTGCGTCAGTTTTTTGTCCCGTTGGGCGTTGGGGCGCATCTGGTGCGATGGGGTGTAGAGAGGGGCCGCATTCGCGAGTTGAACTGGTGGGATGAGCTGGAATGGGAGGGGTTGACGCTGGCCGCTGTGCCTGCACGCCATTTCTCGGGAAGAGGGCTGGCCAACCGCGATTCTACCTTGTGGATGGGGTGGGTGATTCTCAGCAGCGGGCTGCGCTTGTACATCAGCGGGGATGGCGGCTATGGACCGCATTTTCAGGAGATTGGCGAAGCCTACGGTCCGTTCGACTTCACGTTTATCGAGGGAGGGCAATACGACACGCGCTGGCCGAATGTCCATATGATGCCCGAGCAATCGGTTCAGGCGCATCTGGACGTGAAGGGGGATCGCATGATGCTGAGCCATTGGGGCGCTTTTACGCTGGCCTATCATAGCTGGATCGATCCAGTCGAGCGCGCCAGGCGGGAAGCGGAGCGAAGAGGGGTGACACTGCTCGCGCCCCGCCTCGGGGAGACCGTACCGCTGCGCAGAGAGGCTGCTTCTATCGCCGCCGCTTGGTGGAGGGAACATTAA
- a CDS encoding DUF5050 domain-containing protein encodes MKKMILLAAACLCLLAGTTPAGAAEGISKRPLSEVFHHLVIVPYDYQGKAFISGQMEDVYGDYEMVQRDGRVLVPIRLMSYLATQADGNNSYWDAVWQPEQPDMVRLINHRTQKTVIFTVNSHTILVNNEPHIMDVAPQKVNGSIMLPLRSAAEALDQHIDWLNGLILIGSDYVDLQHPQTTALIDAVKKQLTDPRERMDDGRKLEPAAQYGDKLFYFKTLVDSEQYRRLLYAKLPGGKELPITLTGQPLLQYTAMLDDEMYYITIQNGETELHVYSFAEGTSHKVSGIRDWKPGDGWFTGVEELDNELYVTLHTGDNIMGGDTVYKVVDGSLQKVTSAKSLIRLIQEGDKLYFTDFLFMQDFANNLKQMDLKSGDTVRIGVEGYAYGASRYAHDDGSVSYSGNRSLYVRDGHLYAVAYHVDDSRDRSAVYKLNLADQTQVQLTPPADQFWIAGKNLYYREFETGHLAVTDLNGGVQRTLVERPILGAQFIGGSIYYTSNASRDAYKPGVLYRLDLADEEEIRLSDLAVSSYFAGESGIYYVSHSYAPGIYKIGADGRHAHLVSDHIDSAILTDEGLVYTLKYEEGIYTVK; translated from the coding sequence ATGAAAAAAATGATCCTGCTGGCTGCCGCGTGCCTGTGCCTTCTTGCCGGAACGACGCCGGCCGGTGCAGCCGAAGGGATAAGCAAGCGCCCATTGAGCGAAGTATTCCACCACCTTGTCATCGTCCCCTACGATTATCAAGGGAAGGCTTTCATAAGCGGGCAAATGGAGGATGTATATGGCGACTACGAAATGGTGCAGCGCGATGGCCGCGTGCTCGTGCCTATCCGTCTGATGAGTTATCTGGCCACGCAGGCCGACGGAAACAACAGCTACTGGGATGCAGTATGGCAACCGGAGCAACCGGATATGGTCCGACTGATTAATCATCGCACGCAGAAGACAGTCATCTTCACCGTAAACAGCCATACGATTCTGGTCAACAACGAGCCGCATATAATGGATGTCGCGCCCCAGAAGGTCAACGGAAGCATCATGCTGCCATTAAGAAGCGCTGCAGAGGCGCTGGATCAGCACATCGATTGGCTGAACGGCTTGATTCTGATTGGCAGCGACTACGTGGATTTGCAGCATCCGCAGACTACAGCCCTGATAGATGCCGTCAAGAAGCAGCTGACCGATCCGCGTGAGCGAATGGATGACGGACGCAAGCTGGAACCCGCCGCCCAGTATGGAGACAAATTGTTTTACTTCAAAACGCTGGTCGATTCGGAGCAATATAGGAGGCTGCTTTATGCCAAGCTGCCCGGCGGCAAGGAATTGCCTATTACCCTGACAGGCCAGCCGCTGTTGCAATACACAGCCATGTTGGACGACGAAATGTACTATATCACCATACAGAATGGCGAGACTGAGCTGCATGTGTACAGCTTTGCCGAAGGCACGTCGCACAAAGTGAGCGGCATCAGAGATTGGAAGCCCGGCGACGGATGGTTCACCGGCGTCGAAGAGCTAGACAATGAGCTCTACGTGACGCTGCATACCGGCGACAACATTATGGGCGGCGATACTGTGTATAAGGTTGTGGACGGTTCCTTGCAGAAAGTGACTAGCGCAAAGAGCCTCATTCGTCTCATCCAAGAAGGCGACAAGCTGTACTTCACCGATTTCCTGTTCATGCAAGATTTCGCCAACAATCTGAAGCAGATGGACTTGAAATCAGGCGATACTGTGCGGATCGGCGTGGAAGGCTACGCTTACGGAGCCAGCCGATATGCGCATGATGACGGAAGCGTGAGTTACTCGGGGAACCGCTCGCTCTACGTCCGGGACGGCCATTTGTATGCAGTGGCCTACCATGTAGACGACTCGCGGGACAGAAGCGCCGTGTACAAGCTGAACTTGGCCGACCAGACGCAGGTGCAGCTTACCCCGCCGGCTGACCAGTTCTGGATCGCGGGCAAAAATCTCTATTACCGCGAATTCGAAACGGGTCATCTGGCCGTGACTGATCTCAACGGCGGCGTACAGCGAACGCTGGTGGAGCGGCCTATTCTGGGCGCCCAATTCATCGGCGGCAGCATCTACTACACATCCAATGCCAGCAGAGATGCCTACAAGCCCGGCGTGCTGTACCGTCTGGACCTGGCAGATGAGGAAGAAATAAGGTTGAGCGACCTTGCGGTCAGCTCGTATTTCGCAGGGGAATCCGGGATCTATTATGTTTCCCACAGCTATGCGCCGGGCATCTACAAGATAGGCGCTGACGGACGACATGCGCATCTGGTCAGCGACCATATCGATTCGGCGATCTTGACCGATGAAGGTCTGGTCTATACCTTGAAGTACGAAGAAGGAATTTATACGGTGAAATGA